The Halarchaeum grantii genome includes a window with the following:
- a CDS encoding glutathione S-transferase family protein, translating into MARMIDGEWRYDVEQIQSDETGEFERDTTSFRDWIAGTRRGPDDVVEDGPEPEAGRYHLYVSYACPWAHRTLLTRALNGLEDVVSVDVVDPVRKNEGWEFAPEKPGCTTESQYGYDFLREVYAEADEDYTGRVTVPVLWDKEEETIVNNESEEIMRMLDTAFGEYATNDVDLYPEGYREDVDDVIDDIYPVINNGVYRAGFAESQEAYDDAVADLFDALDQWDETLADQRYAAGDRLTLADVAMFTTLYRFDEVYHTHFKCNEKRIADYEHLWGYLRELCQLPGVEPTLHMDHVKNHYYRSHPDVNPSNLVPVGPDPDFFAPHGRDDLPGGPPTDLA; encoded by the coding sequence ATGGCGAGAATGATCGACGGGGAGTGGCGCTACGACGTCGAGCAGATACAGAGCGACGAGACGGGGGAGTTCGAGCGGGACACGACGTCCTTCCGGGACTGGATCGCGGGGACGCGACGCGGTCCCGACGACGTCGTCGAGGACGGCCCCGAACCCGAGGCGGGCCGCTATCACCTCTACGTCTCCTACGCCTGCCCGTGGGCGCACCGCACGCTCCTCACGCGCGCGTTGAACGGCCTCGAGGACGTCGTCTCCGTGGACGTCGTCGACCCCGTCCGGAAGAACGAGGGCTGGGAGTTCGCCCCCGAGAAGCCCGGCTGCACTACCGAAAGCCAGTACGGATACGACTTCCTCCGGGAGGTCTACGCCGAGGCGGACGAGGACTACACGGGCCGCGTCACGGTGCCCGTCCTCTGGGACAAAGAGGAGGAGACCATCGTGAACAACGAGTCCGAGGAGATCATGCGGATGCTCGACACGGCGTTCGGGGAGTACGCGACGAACGACGTCGACCTCTACCCCGAGGGCTATCGCGAAGACGTCGACGACGTCATCGACGACATCTATCCCGTCATCAACAACGGCGTCTACCGGGCGGGCTTCGCGGAGTCACAGGAGGCCTACGACGACGCCGTCGCCGACCTCTTCGACGCGCTCGATCAGTGGGACGAGACGCTCGCCGACCAGCGCTACGCGGCGGGCGACCGCCTCACGCTCGCGGACGTCGCGATGTTCACCACGCTCTATCGCTTCGACGAGGTCTACCACACGCACTTCAAGTGCAACGAGAAGCGGATCGCCGACTACGAGCACCTCTGGGGCTACCTCCGCGAGCTCTGCCAGCTCCCCGGCGTCGAGCCGACGCTCCACATGGACCACGTGAAGAACCACTACTACCGGAGCCACCCGGACGTCAACCCCTCGAACCTCGTCCCGGTCGGCCCCGACCCGGACTTCTTCGCGCCCCACGGCCGCGACGACCTGCCGGGCGGCCCGCCCACCGACCTCGCGTAG